One genomic region from Calypte anna isolate BGI_N300 chromosome 8, bCalAnn1_v1.p, whole genome shotgun sequence encodes:
- the GLUL gene encoding LOW QUALITY PROTEIN: glutamine synthetase (The sequence of the model RefSeq protein was modified relative to this genomic sequence to represent the inferred CDS: deleted 1 base in 1 codon), which produces MATSASSQLSKAIKHMYMKLPQGEKVQAMYIWIDGTGEHLRCKTRTLDHEPKSIEDLPEWNFDGSSTYQSEGSNSDMYLRPAAMFRDPFRKDPNKLVLCEVFKYNQQSAETNLRHTCRRIMDMVSNQHPWFGMEQEYTLLGTDGHPFGWPSNGFPGPQGPYYCGVGADKAYGRDIVEAHYRACLYAGVKIGGTNAEVMPAQWEFQVGPCEGIEMGDHLWIARFILHRVCEDFGVVVSFDPKPIPGNWNGAGCHTNFSTKNMREEGGLKHIEEAIEKLSKRHQYHIRAYDPKGGLDNARRLTGFHETSNINEFSAGVANRGASIRIPRNVGQEKKGYFEDRRPSANCDPYAVTEALVRTCLLNETGDEPFEYKN; this is translated from the exons ATGGCCACCTCGGCGAGCTCCCAGCTGAGCAAAGCCATCAAGCACATGTACATGAAGCTGCCCCAGGGGGAGAAGGTCCAGGCCATGTACATCTGGATCGATGGGACAGGGGAGCACCTCCGCTGCAAAACCCGCACGCTGGATCATGAGCCCAAGAGCATTGAAG ATCTCCCCGAGTGGAATTTCGATGGCTCCAGCACCTACCAGTCTGAAGGCTCCAACAGTGACATGTACCTGCGACCTGCTGCCATGTTCCGGGACCCTTTCCGCAAGGACCCCAATAAACTTGTCCTCTGCGAGGTCTTCAAATACAACCAACAATCTGCAG AGACAAATCTCCGGCACACCTGCAGGCGGATTATGGACATGGTGTCCAACCAGCACCCCTGGtttgggatggagcaggagtACACCCTTCTGGGGACAGATGGACATCCATTTGGCTGGCCTTCCAATGGCTTCCCAGGACCCCAAG GTCCATACTACTGTGGGGTAGGGGCAGACAAAGCCTATGGCAGGGACATCGTGGAGGCCCACTACAGAGCCTGCCTTTATGCTGGGGTGAAAATTGGAGGAACCAATGCAGAAGTGATGCCAGCTCAG TGGGAGTTCCAGGTGGGGCCATGTGAAGGGATTGAGATGGGGGATCACCTCTGGATTGCTCGCTTCATCCTCCATCGGGTGTGTGAGGACTTCGGTGTTGTCGTGTCCTTCGATCCCAAGCCCATCCCTGGGAACTGGAACGGTGCCGGCTGTCACACCAACTTCAGCACCAAGAACATGAGGGAAGAGGGAGGTCTCAA gCACATCGAAGAGGCCATCGAGAAGCTGAGCAAGCGTCACCAGTACCACATCCGTGCCTACGACCCCAAG GGGGGGCTGGACAACGCCCGGCGCCTGACGGGTTTCCACGAGACCTCCAACATCAACGAGTTCTCCGCCGGCGTGGCCAACCGCGGCGCCAGCATCCGCATTCCCAGGAACGTGGGCCAGGAGAAGAAGGGATACTTCGAGGACCGCCGTCCCTCTGCCAACTGTGACCCCTACGCGGTGACGGAGGCCCTGGTCCGCACCTGCCTGCTCAACGAGACCGGGGATGAACCTTTCGAGTACAAGAACTGA